Proteins from a genomic interval of Yoonia sp. GPGPB17:
- a CDS encoding metallophosphoesterase, giving the protein MTNWYTADTHFGHENVIGFCNRPFRSAGQMDAIMIENLWAKINPDDDLWIVGDFAFGAKAKASSYLVEIFGQLPGARKHLIVGNHDLKPTLALPWDSISHLAEVRDGPKNQAQTLCHYPMITWNHARREALQLFGHVHNNWKGSSNSVNVGVDVWDFMPVRFEDVARRARSLPVNKHWADVEHNAKELE; this is encoded by the coding sequence ATGACCAACTGGTATACTGCCGACACCCATTTCGGGCATGAGAATGTCATTGGCTTTTGCAATCGACCCTTTCGCAGCGCAGGTCAGATGGATGCCATTATGATCGAAAATCTGTGGGCAAAGATAAACCCTGACGATGATCTCTGGATTGTCGGTGACTTTGCTTTTGGTGCCAAAGCCAAAGCGTCATCGTATTTGGTCGAGATTTTCGGCCAGTTGCCGGGTGCCCGTAAGCACCTGATCGTCGGCAACCATGATCTGAAGCCGACGCTGGCCTTGCCTTGGGATAGCATCTCACACCTCGCCGAGGTCCGGGATGGGCCAAAGAACCAGGCGCAGACGCTCTGTCACTACCCAATGATCACATGGAACCACGCCCGCAGAGAAGCGCTTCAACTCTTCGGTCACGTCCATAACAATTGGAAAGGCTCAAGCAACAGCGTGAATGTCGGAGTCGATGTCTGGGATTTCATGCCAGTGCGGTTTGAAGACGTCGCCCGCCGTGCCCGATCTCTGCCCGTCAACAAGCACTGGGCAGACGTCGAGCACAACGCAAAGGAGTTGGAATGA
- a CDS encoding type II toxin-antitoxin system Phd/YefM family antitoxin produces the protein MQKIDASIAVSVSELKKSPTAIIDDAKGNAVAILNRNRVMAYFVPAATFEAMLDRLDDLDLVEVSQARANEQPASINIEEL, from the coding sequence GTGCAAAAGATAGACGCAAGCATCGCGGTGAGCGTATCGGAACTCAAGAAAAGCCCCACTGCGATCATAGATGACGCTAAGGGTAACGCCGTCGCAATATTGAACCGCAATCGGGTGATGGCCTACTTCGTGCCAGCAGCGACTTTTGAGGCGATGCTGGATCGGTTGGACGACCTTGATCTTGTTGAAGTTTCTCAAGCACGCGCAAATGAGCAGCCTGCAAGTATTAACATTGAAGAGCTATGA
- a CDS encoding plasmid partitioning protein RepB C-terminal domain-containing protein: MTTGSLEKEVVAAFERELLAVRFNQIASLYIVTPQKKESTKYKQIAASVHEIGLVEPIVVVPDKHEQNQYTLLDGHLRLEVLKDHGHSETQCLISTDDEAFTYNKRINRLATIQEHKMILRALSLGVPEERLASALNVNIKTIKEKRRLLDGICGEAAELLKDKQVALTSFQILKKMKPMRQIEAAQLMVAMNKFTINYARSLLAATPENLLLSAATPKKIKGISREQLELMERESANLEREVRLVEDSYGADHLDLVLARGYISKLMSSDRVARYLSLHHEEFLPAFEKITETEAFAS, encoded by the coding sequence ATGACCACAGGCTCATTGGAAAAAGAGGTCGTCGCCGCCTTTGAGCGAGAGTTACTGGCGGTTCGCTTTAATCAGATCGCCTCACTTTACATTGTCACGCCGCAAAAGAAGGAGAGCACCAAGTACAAACAGATCGCCGCATCCGTTCACGAGATCGGTCTTGTTGAACCCATCGTGGTGGTGCCGGACAAACATGAGCAGAACCAATATACTTTGTTGGATGGCCACCTGCGCCTGGAGGTGCTGAAAGATCATGGTCATTCCGAAACGCAATGCTTGATCTCAACCGACGATGAAGCCTTCACATACAACAAACGGATCAATCGTCTTGCGACCATTCAGGAGCATAAGATGATCTTGCGGGCGCTGTCCTTGGGCGTCCCCGAGGAGCGCCTGGCCAGTGCGCTGAACGTCAATATCAAAACGATCAAAGAAAAACGGCGACTGCTCGACGGTATCTGCGGCGAAGCAGCAGAGCTTCTGAAAGACAAGCAGGTTGCCCTGACCAGCTTTCAAATTCTCAAGAAGATGAAGCCCATGCGTCAGATCGAGGCGGCACAGCTGATGGTCGCCATGAACAAATTCACCATCAACTACGCCCGGTCTCTTTTGGCAGCGACACCAGAAAACCTGCTGTTGTCGGCAGCAACGCCGAAGAAGATCAAAGGGATTTCGCGTGAACAGCTTGAATTAATGGAACGCGAGTCCGCCAACCTGGAACGAGAGGTTCGGCTCGTCGAAGACAGTTACGGTGCGGACCATCTCGATCTCGTTCTGGCACGCGGATACATATCAAAGCTGATGAGCAGTGATCGGGTCGCGCGATATCTGTCTCTGCATCATGAAGAGTTCTTGCCTGCATTCGAAAAGATCACTGAAACGGAGGCCTTCGCGTCCTGA
- a CDS encoding plasmid partitioning protein RepB C-terminal domain-containing protein yields the protein MNETDLKQTVLVPIDAITVVNPRVRNQKVFEEIKANIAELGLKRPITVAVRETKDGDEPNYELVCGQGRMEAFKALGKSEIPAIVINVSSEDCLVMSLVENLARRHHHSLDLLRDIRRLKEDGNSDREIAAKTQLSTKYVRGVIKLLESHEHRLLRAVESGKVPVSVAVDIADADDVGVQKVLRQAYEKKLLRGGSLLRAKRLVEARQMHGKGRATSDGRSRKSMSVESLLKTYENDVEKKKMLLRKAHATRSEMLFLLQSLKTLMADENFVTLLRAEGLASLPKTIADRLSTAEGAMT from the coding sequence ATGAACGAGACTGATCTCAAACAGACGGTGCTTGTTCCGATCGATGCGATCACCGTCGTGAATCCGAGGGTCCGCAATCAAAAAGTTTTCGAAGAGATCAAAGCCAATATCGCTGAACTTGGGCTCAAGCGACCGATCACAGTTGCGGTACGCGAAACCAAGGATGGAGACGAGCCAAACTATGAGTTGGTGTGTGGTCAGGGGCGCATGGAGGCGTTTAAAGCGCTCGGCAAATCCGAGATTCCAGCGATTGTGATCAACGTAAGCAGCGAAGACTGCCTGGTGATGAGCCTCGTGGAAAACCTTGCGCGCCGCCACCACCATTCGCTTGATTTACTGAGAGACATTCGGCGGCTCAAGGAAGATGGTAACTCGGACCGGGAGATCGCGGCCAAAACACAGCTTTCTACCAAATACGTGCGCGGCGTCATCAAGCTTTTGGAAAGCCATGAACATCGTCTGTTACGTGCAGTCGAAAGTGGAAAGGTCCCGGTAAGTGTTGCAGTCGATATCGCTGATGCGGACGACGTCGGCGTGCAGAAGGTTCTCAGGCAGGCCTATGAGAAAAAGCTTCTGCGCGGCGGAAGCCTGTTGAGGGCCAAGCGCCTTGTCGAGGCGCGCCAAATGCACGGGAAAGGGCGGGCAACATCCGATGGCCGTTCACGGAAAAGCATGTCGGTTGAGAGTCTACTCAAGACCTATGAGAACGATGTTGAAAAGAAGAAGATGCTCTTGCGGAAGGCGCATGCAACACGCAGCGAAATGCTCTTTCTCCTGCAATCGCTCAAAACACTGATGGCCGACGAGAACTTCGTCACGCTGCTGCGTGCGGAGGGATTGGCAAGCCTGCCGAAGACGATTGCTGATCGGCTATCGACTGCGGAAGGTGCCATGACATGA
- a CDS encoding recombinase family protein codes for MSWPDDDREQDKRRKAAQYVRMSTEHQRYSTENQADAIQRYADDRGYQIIKTYSDAGKSGLRIQGRAGLTQLIDDIESGHADFKTVLVYDVSRWGRFQDADESAYYEYACKRAGISVEYCAEQFENDGSTMSTVVKGLKRAMAGEYSRELSQKVFAGQSRLIELGYRQGGAPGFGLRRMLIDEVGNAKGILARGEHKSIQTDRVTLVPGPDDEIAVVNQIFESFVRNGQAEAEIAADLNARGIKTDLDRSWTPTVVRQILTNEKYIGNNIWNRNSFKLKKRHVRNDPSNWVRAVGAFEAIVSTDLFEAAGAIIGARSQRMSDEEMLEGLKETLEQHGFLSGFVINEAAGLPSSGAYQSRFGSLLRAYSLVGFKPDRDYRYIEINKRLRGVHADIIRDVLAGVDAVGGLADRDPQTDILTINDEFTVSIVIARCMQTGAGAFRWNIRLDTGHLPDMTIIVRMGQMNELPLDYYLLPTFDMTQAKLRLSENNGLSLDAFRFDDLSHFFAMAARAPLLEVA; via the coding sequence TTGAGCTGGCCAGATGATGATCGAGAACAGGACAAACGCCGCAAAGCAGCACAGTACGTCCGCATGTCGACCGAGCATCAACGCTACTCGACCGAGAACCAAGCGGATGCGATCCAGCGATATGCCGATGATCGCGGCTATCAGATCATCAAGACCTATTCAGATGCGGGAAAAAGTGGTCTGCGGATTCAGGGCCGCGCTGGCCTCACGCAGTTGATCGACGATATCGAGAGCGGTCACGCCGACTTCAAAACAGTTTTGGTCTACGACGTCAGCCGCTGGGGTCGTTTCCAAGACGCCGACGAAAGCGCCTACTACGAGTATGCCTGCAAACGCGCGGGCATTTCAGTCGAATACTGCGCCGAGCAATTCGAGAACGACGGCAGTACGATGTCAACTGTCGTCAAAGGCCTGAAGCGGGCAATGGCTGGTGAATACAGCCGCGAGCTGTCGCAAAAGGTTTTTGCGGGCCAATCGCGCCTGATTGAATTGGGTTACCGTCAAGGTGGTGCGCCGGGATTTGGCTTGAGGCGCATGCTGATTGATGAAGTAGGCAATGCAAAAGGCATTCTTGCGCGCGGCGAGCACAAGAGCATTCAAACCGATCGCGTCACCTTGGTACCGGGGCCTGATGATGAGATTGCAGTTGTAAACCAGATCTTCGAGAGTTTTGTCCGCAACGGTCAAGCCGAGGCGGAAATCGCCGCGGACCTCAATGCGCGCGGGATCAAAACAGATCTGGATCGGAGCTGGACGCCAACCGTCGTGCGGCAAATCCTGACCAACGAAAAGTACATCGGCAACAACATCTGGAACCGGAACTCGTTCAAACTGAAGAAGCGCCATGTCCGCAATGATCCCAGCAATTGGGTCCGCGCAGTTGGTGCCTTTGAAGCCATCGTCAGTACAGACCTTTTCGAGGCTGCGGGTGCAATTATCGGTGCCCGGTCTCAACGAATGTCTGACGAGGAAATGCTGGAAGGTCTGAAAGAGACGCTGGAACAACACGGATTTCTCTCTGGTTTTGTGATAAACGAAGCCGCTGGCCTGCCGTCAAGCGGCGCGTATCAAAGCCGGTTCGGCAGCCTGCTGCGAGCCTATAGTCTTGTCGGTTTCAAACCAGACCGAGATTATCGCTACATTGAAATCAACAAACGCCTGCGTGGCGTGCATGCTGATATCATTCGTGATGTTCTCGCCGGTGTCGACGCGGTTGGTGGACTGGCTGATCGCGATCCACAGACCGACATCCTCACGATCAATGACGAGTTCACGGTGTCCATCGTCATTGCGCGTTGCATGCAGACCGGCGCTGGTGCGTTTCGATGGAACATTCGCCTCGATACCGGGCACTTGCCCGATATGACGATCATCGTCCGGATGGGACAGATGAACGAGCTGCCACTGGACTACTATTTGCTGCCGACCTTCGACATGACGCAAGCCAAGTTGCGTCTTTCGGAGAACAATGGTCTGTCGCTTGATGCCTTCCGCTTCGATGACCTGTCACATTTCTTTGCGATGGCGGCACGCGCACCGCTTCTGGAGGTGGCTTGA
- a CDS encoding helix-turn-helix domain-containing protein, with the protein MEAQSDKLLSSFAFVVRRRRTELGLTQEELAHRAGVSMRYISLLETQKHQPTLDTIMGLSEGLETTMTALVSEIEDLLR; encoded by the coding sequence ATGGAAGCGCAATCGGATAAGTTACTCAGTTCATTTGCATTTGTGGTACGCAGACGCCGAACTGAGCTTGGTCTAACTCAAGAGGAACTGGCACATCGGGCTGGTGTTTCAATGCGTTACATCTCTCTTCTGGAGACCCAAAAGCACCAACCGACGCTTGATACGATAATGGGCCTCAGCGAAGGCCTCGAGACCACGATGACTGCGCTTGTCTCCGAGATCGAAGACCTACTTCGCTAA
- a CDS encoding universal stress protein has translation MLEQADVADICIIDPPAHAADRSDPGGAMAQYLMRHGTKSEVAVLAKTEPHVGDILLRRAKEVGAQMIVSGAYGHSRLREAVFGGATRCLLETADLPILMSR, from the coding sequence TTGCTGGAACAGGCAGATGTTGCGGATATCTGTATCATTGATCCGCCTGCCCACGCGGCTGACCGATCCGACCCTGGCGGGGCAATGGCGCAGTATCTGATGCGGCACGGCACCAAGTCCGAAGTTGCCGTCCTGGCCAAGACCGAGCCGCATGTCGGTGACATCCTGCTGCGCCGCGCCAAAGAGGTTGGCGCACAGATGATCGTCAGCGGCGCATACGGCCATTCGCGGCTGCGCGAAGCTGTCTTTGGCGGCGCAACACGCTGCCTGCTGGAAACGGCGGACCTGCCAATCCTGATGTCGCGGTGA
- the ccoO gene encoding cytochrome-c oxidase, cbb3-type subunit II, whose translation MSDTTPNDGPAKGFLAKHAILERSPTLLLVSSLLVVSVGGIVEIAPLFYLENTIEEVEGVRPYSPLELAGRDIYIREGCYVCHSQMIRPMRDEVERYGHYSLAAESMYDHPHQWGSKRTGPDLARVGGKYSDAWHLDHLIAPRSVVPESIMPGYAYLLDTKVNAEYTADLVATHSFIGVPYTEEMIEVAAADTLAQADPDTDAYDDLLERYPGAQIRNFDGQPGVSEMDALIAYLQMLGTTVDFSTFTPDASR comes from the coding sequence ATGTCTGATACAACTCCAAACGACGGACCAGCCAAAGGCTTCCTAGCAAAACACGCGATCCTGGAGCGCAGCCCAACGTTGCTCCTTGTTTCCTCCTTGTTGGTGGTATCCGTGGGCGGGATCGTGGAAATCGCACCTCTCTTCTATCTTGAGAATACGATCGAAGAGGTTGAAGGGGTGCGGCCCTATTCCCCGCTGGAACTGGCGGGGCGGGATATCTACATCCGTGAAGGGTGTTATGTTTGCCACAGCCAGATGATCCGCCCAATGCGGGATGAGGTTGAGCGTTATGGTCACTACTCACTGGCGGCGGAATCTATGTATGATCACCCACACCAATGGGGATCCAAGCGGACCGGGCCAGACTTAGCTCGGGTTGGTGGTAAGTATTCGGATGCATGGCACCTTGATCACCTGATCGCGCCGCGCTCGGTGGTGCCTGAATCGATCATGCCGGGTTATGCCTATCTGCTCGATACAAAAGTAAACGCAGAGTATACTGCTGATCTTGTGGCGACACATAGCTTCATCGGAGTGCCATACACGGAAGAAATGATCGAAGTGGCGGCAGCTGATACGTTGGCGCAAGCCGATCCCGATACTGACGCATATGATGATCTGCTGGAGCGGTATCCGGGTGCGCAAATTCGCAACTTTGATGGTCAACCGGGCGTGTCCGAGATGGATGCCTTGATCGCGTATCTGCAAATGCTAGGCACGACTGTCGACTTTTCGACCTTCACCCCAGACGCAAGCCGCTAA
- a CDS encoding cbb3-type cytochrome c oxidase subunit 3 — translation MENTSLLSQMADNWMLLAMFTLFVGAILWALRPGSRDVHNETASIPFRNEDHPGSSEIEELES, via the coding sequence ATGGAAAATACGTCTTTGCTAAGCCAAATGGCAGATAACTGGATGCTTCTGGCGATGTTCACGCTGTTTGTGGGGGCCATTCTTTGGGCCCTGCGCCCCGGCAGCCGTGATGTTCATAACGAAACCGCCAGCATTCCCTTCCGTAATGAGGACCATCCAGGTTCGTCCGAGATTGAGGAGCTGGAATCATGA
- the ccoP gene encoding cytochrome-c oxidase, cbb3-type subunit III: MSSNDQKDIDEVTGTDTTGHTWDGIKELNNPLPRWWLWCFYLTIIWGVAYTIAYPAWPLVSSATSGLLGYSTRGEVAQDIARFEEANADISAQLASADLNALAEDEVLARFATSAGGAVFRNNCSQCHGSGAAGAVGYPNLLDDDWLWGGDFENIEYTVRHGIRNEEDWDARWSEMTAYDEIFTNEEVDQVVHYVRLISNQEHDPALAAGGEALFLDNCAACHADNGTGSRDLGAPNLTDAIWLYGGDLESLEETVRYARFGVMPPWGERLTEAEIKAVTAYVHQLGGGE, encoded by the coding sequence ATGAGCAGCAACGATCAAAAAGATATTGATGAAGTCACAGGGACCGACACAACCGGCCACACTTGGGACGGAATCAAGGAACTCAATAATCCTTTGCCGCGCTGGTGGCTCTGGTGCTTCTATCTCACCATCATCTGGGGTGTTGCCTATACCATTGCCTACCCCGCGTGGCCGTTGGTCAGTAGTGCCACCTCCGGGCTGCTGGGGTATTCGACCCGCGGTGAAGTTGCCCAGGATATTGCTCGGTTCGAAGAGGCCAACGCGGACATCTCTGCACAGCTGGCCTCGGCTGACTTGAATGCGTTGGCCGAGGATGAGGTGCTTGCACGCTTTGCGACGTCGGCAGGCGGCGCGGTGTTCCGCAACAATTGTTCACAATGCCATGGTTCTGGTGCTGCGGGTGCTGTTGGGTATCCCAATCTGCTGGACGATGACTGGCTTTGGGGCGGTGATTTCGAGAACATCGAATACACCGTTCGCCACGGTATTCGGAATGAAGAGGACTGGGACGCACGTTGGTCAGAGATGACAGCCTATGATGAGATATTCACGAACGAGGAAGTCGATCAGGTTGTTCATTACGTGCGGCTGATTTCGAACCAAGAGCATGATCCGGCTTTGGCGGCAGGTGGTGAAGCGCTGTTCCTAGACAACTGCGCGGCCTGTCACGCGGACAATGGGACCGGCAGCCGCGACCTTGGCGCGCCAAACCTGACGGACGCAATTTGGCTTTATGGCGGTGATCTGGAAAGTCTAGAAGAGACCGTCCGTTACGCCCGCTTTGGTGTGATGCCCCCATGGGGCGAACGCCTGACGGAAGCCGAGATCAAAGCCGTCACTGCCTATGTGCACCAACTGGGCGGCGGCGAGTAA
- a CDS encoding SH3 domain-containing protein: MHHTPLLVICAFIIFAGCSSVGSNRTVVERTGPEQLLKLRSGPGLGFNIIMGLPDGTELNLRDCVTEVGQRWCQVSLADAPQVTGYVSADYLSGQ; encoded by the coding sequence ATGCACCATACTCCGCTTCTCGTCATATGTGCGTTCATCATTTTTGCCGGTTGCAGCAGTGTTGGCAGCAATCGCACGGTCGTCGAACGCACCGGACCAGAACAATTGCTGAAGTTGCGATCAGGCCCCGGACTTGGCTTTAACATCATTATGGGCCTGCCTGACGGCACCGAACTCAATCTGCGCGATTGCGTCACCGAAGTTGGTCAGCGGTGGTGCCAAGTTTCACTTGCTGACGCACCGCAAGTCACCGGCTACGTCTCTGCCGACTACCTTTCGGGGCAGTAA
- a CDS encoding Lrp/AsnC family transcriptional regulator, whose translation MPGTKLDEIDRMILAELQADGRMTNVELAKRVGISAPPCLRRVRTLEEQGFIQGYHADVNSRELGFEVQVFAMVGLVSQAEADLSAFEALCQGWPLVRECHMLNGEVDFILKCVAPDLRTFQRFLTEELTSAENVASVKTSLVIRGAKDEPGVPFDVLEARLAQEA comes from the coding sequence ATGCCAGGCACCAAGTTAGACGAAATTGACCGGATGATTCTGGCTGAACTGCAGGCCGATGGCCGTATGACAAATGTCGAACTGGCAAAGCGCGTGGGAATCTCTGCCCCGCCTTGCCTGCGCCGCGTGCGCACGTTGGAGGAGCAAGGGTTCATCCAAGGTTATCATGCCGACGTCAATTCGCGCGAGTTGGGGTTCGAAGTGCAGGTCTTTGCCATGGTCGGATTGGTCAGTCAGGCAGAAGCAGACCTCAGCGCATTCGAGGCGCTTTGCCAGGGCTGGCCACTCGTCCGCGAATGCCACATGCTCAATGGCGAAGTGGACTTTATCCTCAAATGCGTCGCCCCCGATCTGCGGACCTTCCAGCGTTTTCTGACCGAAGAATTGACCAGCGCTGAAAACGTGGCCTCGGTGAAAACCTCGCTGGTCATCCGCGGCGCGAAGGATGAGCCGGGAGTGCCGTTTGATGTGCTTGAAGCACGTCTCGCGCAAGAAGCTTAA
- the trxB gene encoding thioredoxin-disulfide reductase: protein MTDTRHIKVLIIGSGPAGYTAGVYAARAMLEPVLIQGIEPGGQLTTTTEVENWPGDTEVQGPDLMVRMEAHARAMGCEIVGDIVTSLDLQKRPFTAICDSGAVYTADAVILCTGARAKWLGLPSEEKFKGFGVSACATCDGFFYRGQEIVVVGGGNTAVEEALFLTNFASKVTLVHRRDELRAEKILQNRLFNNPKIETLWFHEIDEVYGADSPLGVEGVRVKHTKTGELTEIAAKGVFIAIGHAPANELIKDQLETHNGGYVKVAPGTTKTEIPGVFAAGDLTDHVYRQAVTSAGMGCMAALDAEKFIAEMEDTVAVAAAE, encoded by the coding sequence ATGACCGACACGCGACATATCAAAGTTCTGATCATCGGATCTGGCCCGGCGGGCTATACGGCAGGCGTCTACGCAGCCCGCGCGATGTTGGAGCCTGTGCTGATCCAAGGAATTGAACCGGGTGGCCAGTTGACCACGACGACCGAGGTTGAAAACTGGCCCGGTGATACGGAAGTACAAGGACCTGATCTGATGGTGCGGATGGAAGCGCACGCGCGCGCGATGGGCTGCGAGATTGTGGGCGATATCGTCACGTCGCTGGATCTGCAAAAGCGTCCGTTCACGGCGATCTGCGATAGTGGTGCGGTTTATACTGCGGATGCTGTCATCCTTTGCACTGGTGCACGCGCAAAATGGCTGGGTCTGCCCTCGGAAGAGAAGTTCAAAGGCTTTGGGGTCAGCGCCTGTGCAACCTGTGATGGGTTCTTCTATCGTGGCCAAGAAATTGTCGTGGTTGGCGGTGGGAATACAGCCGTGGAAGAGGCGCTGTTCCTGACAAATTTTGCCTCGAAGGTGACGCTGGTGCACCGCCGGGATGAGCTGCGGGCCGAAAAGATTCTGCAAAACCGTCTGTTCAACAACCCCAAGATCGAAACGCTTTGGTTCCACGAGATTGATGAAGTCTACGGTGCTGACAGCCCGCTGGGTGTCGAAGGCGTGCGGGTCAAACATACCAAGACAGGTGAGTTGACCGAAATCGCCGCCAAAGGTGTTTTCATCGCCATCGGCCATGCACCGGCGAATGAGTTGATCAAGGATCAGTTGGAGACGCACAACGGCGGATACGTCAAGGTCGCCCCTGGCACGACGAAGACCGAAATTCCTGGGGTGTTTGCGGCCGGTGATCTGACAGACCATGTGTATCGTCAGGCCGTGACATCGGCTGGTATGGGGTGCATGGCTGCACTGGACGCGGAAAAATTCATTGCCGAAATGGAAGATACTGTGGCGGTCGCAGCGGCGGAGTAA
- a CDS encoding RES family NAD+ phosphorylase: MFTTLNTTLYRIVFAEFANTVLEGAIHPEGRFHHADQPALYASPSPDTAAIAIQIYLKPDDPPRVLVPLSLRNARMVDLRDIDTCKVLGIDPAWSTVPWSDERAAGRPATSWRASDAARAAGADGMLYASRRTPDRWHVVLFSWNIGNGAVLDIDGTPTRWSPKQ; encoded by the coding sequence GTGTTCACCACGCTGAACACGACGCTTTATCGGATTGTTTTCGCGGAATTCGCAAACACTGTGCTTGAAGGCGCAATCCATCCTGAAGGCCGGTTTCATCATGCGGATCAGCCCGCGCTATATGCTTCGCCATCGCCTGATACGGCGGCGATCGCCATCCAGATATATCTCAAGCCGGATGACCCACCGCGCGTGCTGGTGCCGTTGTCGTTACGTAATGCGCGTATGGTTGATTTGCGCGACATAGATACCTGTAAGGTTCTCGGCATTGATCCGGCATGGTCGACGGTGCCGTGGTCAGATGAGAGGGCGGCGGGTAGGCCAGCCACAAGTTGGCGAGCGTCGGATGCAGCACGTGCTGCGGGCGCTGATGGCATGCTCTACGCATCACGTCGTACACCTGATCGTTGGCATGTTGTTCTTTTCTCTTGGAACATCGGGAACGGGGCCGTTCTTGACATAGATGGAACACCGACCCGCTGGTCCCCAAAGCAATAG
- a CDS encoding DUF1150 family protein — protein MDTKFDFATFGQGIVYVKPILATDLPDEMRAKVGDLEELFSVHNADGEQLALVADRKLAFHLARENNMEPVTVH, from the coding sequence ATGGACACCAAATTCGACTTCGCGACATTCGGACAAGGCATCGTCTATGTGAAGCCTATCCTTGCAACCGATCTACCTGACGAAATGCGCGCAAAGGTTGGTGACCTGGAAGAACTGTTTTCGGTGCACAATGCCGACGGCGAGCAACTGGCGCTGGTTGCGGATCGCAAGCTGGCGTTCCACCTTGCGCGCGAAAACAACATGGAACCGGTAACGGTACATTGA
- a CDS encoding Hsp20 family protein codes for MTKLALGTHPFLLGFEQLERLVERTAKSGNEGYPPYNIEQTSENSYRITLAVAGFAEADLAITVEDSALVIRGRQTDDSEDRVFLHRGIAARQFQRSFVLADGVDVGEAVMENGLLHVDLTRAVPERIVQTINIKKG; via the coding sequence ATGACAAAATTGGCTTTGGGAACGCATCCGTTCCTTTTGGGTTTCGAACAGCTTGAACGGCTGGTCGAACGCACCGCAAAAAGCGGGAACGAGGGCTACCCGCCCTACAATATTGAACAGACATCTGAGAATTCCTACCGGATTACGCTCGCCGTGGCCGGTTTCGCCGAGGCGGATCTAGCAATCACAGTTGAAGATAGCGCCCTTGTGATCCGCGGCCGTCAAACGGATGATAGCGAAGACCGCGTGTTCCTGCACCGCGGGATCGCAGCGCGCCAGTTCCAGCGTTCATTCGTGCTTGCCGACGGTGTTGATGTGGGCGAAGCCGTCATGGAGAACGGCCTGCTGCACGTCGACCTGACCCGCGCCGTACCCGAGCGCATTGTCCAAACCATCAACATCAAGAAAGGATAA
- a CDS encoding YdcH family protein has protein sequence MNTSAKMEQNEVLRVKLEVLRVEHRDLDEAIEALHERGSSDMLTIKRLKKQKLALKDQIAQLEDRILPDIIA, from the coding sequence ATGAACACATCTGCGAAAATGGAACAAAACGAAGTTCTTCGCGTCAAACTCGAAGTATTGCGGGTCGAACATCGCGATCTGGATGAAGCGATTGAGGCGCTCCATGAGCGTGGATCATCTGATATGCTGACAATTAAACGGCTCAAGAAACAAAAACTGGCGTTGAAAGATCAGATAGCGCAGCTGGAAGACCGGATTTTACCCGATATTATCGCATGA
- the purE gene encoding 5-(carboxyamino)imidazole ribonucleotide mutase: MTKPLIGIIMGSQSDWSTMREAADVLDELGVPYETKIVSAHRTPDRLWTYGKTAVDRGLQVIIAGAGGAAHLPGMMASKTRLPVVGVPVQTNALSGVDSLYSILQMPRGYPVATMAIGAAGAKNAGLMAAGILALQDPALATRLDQWRSDLSASIPDEPHDE; encoded by the coding sequence ATGACCAAACCCCTTATCGGCATCATTATGGGCAGCCAATCGGACTGGTCGACCATGCGCGAGGCCGCTGATGTGCTGGATGAGTTAGGTGTCCCTTATGAGACCAAGATCGTATCGGCCCATCGCACGCCTGATCGGCTGTGGACGTATGGTAAGACAGCCGTGGATCGCGGATTGCAGGTGATCATTGCGGGTGCAGGCGGGGCGGCACACCTGCCCGGCATGATGGCGTCGAAAACACGTCTCCCTGTCGTGGGTGTTCCTGTCCAAACCAACGCTTTGTCTGGTGTTGATAGCCTTTATTCGATCTTGCAAATGCCGCGTGGTTATCCTGTTGCTACGATGGCAATTGGTGCCGCAGGCGCAAAAAATGCCGGGCTGATGGCTGCGGGTATCCTCGCACTGCAAGACCCAGCACTGGCTACGCGGCTTGATCAATGGCGCAGCGATCTGAGCGCATCTATCCCCGATGAGCCGCATGATGAGTAA